A part of Tessaracoccus timonensis genomic DNA contains:
- a CDS encoding HD domain-containing protein gives MNEPLPRAKQWANTMRGHGDELVTAHATSHVGPASNMQRGREFREDVERQTLDANATFAEGAGNRARPEEPDPFRTCFERDRDRIVHSTAFRRLAGKTQVVVYPTDHQRTRLTHALEVAQCAVAMARGIGVNVALVDAIALGHDCGHGPGGHASEDAFDLFIEGGYDHGPWGADVMLTSLNLCEETLDGIRNHSWSRPAPSTIEGELVSWADRIAYCSHDLEDAIHAGIVDINQLPAVVTEVAGRTRREQLATFINGVIETTMTTGRVGLDPLRAEALAELRRFNYERIYTRPESVAQSKTVVAVLRGLVEHYMERPDAMPESHRVDDRVRGAVTYVSGMTDRFAFEQAQRLLGWDPKKLPRGIGRGA, from the coding sequence GTGAACGAGCCATTGCCGAGGGCCAAGCAGTGGGCCAACACCATGCGCGGACATGGCGACGAGTTGGTCACTGCCCACGCCACGAGCCACGTCGGGCCAGCCTCGAACATGCAGCGCGGGCGTGAGTTCCGCGAGGACGTGGAGCGGCAAACGCTCGACGCCAACGCCACCTTCGCTGAAGGGGCGGGCAACCGCGCAAGGCCAGAAGAACCCGATCCGTTCCGCACCTGTTTCGAGCGTGACCGCGACAGGATCGTGCACTCGACGGCCTTCCGCCGGCTCGCGGGGAAGACGCAGGTGGTGGTGTACCCGACGGATCACCAACGCACGCGACTCACACATGCGCTCGAGGTGGCGCAGTGCGCTGTCGCCATGGCGCGAGGAATCGGTGTCAATGTTGCGCTGGTCGACGCCATCGCGCTCGGCCATGACTGCGGCCACGGGCCCGGCGGGCACGCGAGCGAGGACGCGTTCGATCTGTTCATCGAGGGTGGCTACGACCACGGCCCCTGGGGCGCGGATGTGATGCTGACGAGCCTGAACTTGTGCGAGGAGACACTCGACGGGATCCGCAACCACTCCTGGTCGCGGCCAGCACCGTCGACCATCGAAGGCGAATTGGTGAGCTGGGCCGACCGCATCGCGTACTGCTCCCACGACCTCGAAGACGCCATCCACGCTGGCATCGTCGATATCAATCAGCTCCCAGCCGTCGTCACCGAGGTGGCCGGGCGTACTCGTCGGGAACAGCTCGCCACCTTCATCAATGGTGTGATCGAAACGACGATGACCACCGGCCGTGTCGGGCTCGACCCGCTGAGAGCCGAAGCTCTCGCCGAACTGCGACGCTTCAACTACGAGCGCATCTACACCCGCCCTGAGTCGGTGGCGCAGTCGAAAACCGTGGTGGCGGTGCTGCGCGGATTGGTGGAGCACTACATGGAGCGGCCCGACGCGATGCCCGAGAGCCACCGCGTCGACGACCGAGTCCGTGGCGCCGTGACGTACGTGAGCGGCATGACTGATCGGTTCGCATTCGAGCAGGCGCAGCGCCTGCTGGGGTGGGATCCGAAGAAGTTGCCCCGCGGCATCGGGCGTGGGGCCTGA
- a CDS encoding trehalose-6-phosphate synthase — translation MTPYLVRYGYGMNLVAKEYVARHPGDGGSLVLSEFAGAASELEQAYSVNPYDLNGMKDVFMRALTDPYEERAKRMRALKEQVSTHTIERWADSFLGDLAGV, via the coding sequence ATGACGCCATATCTCGTCCGTTACGGATACGGGATGAACCTCGTCGCCAAGGAGTACGTGGCCCGCCATCCTGGCGACGGGGGCTCCCTCGTGCTGAGTGAGTTCGCCGGTGCTGCCAGCGAACTCGAGCAGGCCTACAGCGTGAACCCGTACGACCTCAACGGCATGAAGGACGTGTTCATGCGCGCGCTCACTGACCCGTACGAGGAACGCGCGAAACGGATGCGAGCGTTGAAGGAACAGGTGTCGACTCACACCATCGAACGCTGGGCCGACTCCTTCCTCGGCGACCTCGCCGGGGTGTAG
- a CDS encoding serine protease → MKPLKALAAGAITLALVLPFQCIAHAEPDSLSDIHDNSNHHQLDDSRELDPLPIGIDENNNLLKESDLGANRRDVTIWESPAYIPKDAGRVPLLPNKSRDLISPNTVIGADGRYRIAGTKAFPNRAVVYIERNGRAHCSGWMISADTLVTAGQCVYNRSAKDWYSGLKFYPGANGSSKPYGYATVRQKWTDINYIKSGNVGQDWGIVKLNRRIGAQTGWFGLKWQTANYNGKSVTIKGYPGDKPVAQMWGMSGKIEYSKPNQLCYSIDTAKGQSGSPVYEASTNQAIAIHAYGVRRLGKNYCTSTRNGATRITKSLYEFIMKVK, encoded by the coding sequence ATGAAGCCTCTGAAAGCGTTAGCCGCAGGTGCGATCACTCTCGCTTTGGTTCTACCGTTTCAATGCATTGCCCACGCTGAGCCAGATAGCCTAAGCGACATACATGACAACTCAAACCATCATCAGCTCGATGATAGTCGAGAGTTGGATCCACTGCCTATTGGTATTGATGAAAACAATAACTTACTCAAGGAGTCTGACCTGGGCGCGAATAGGCGCGATGTCACCATTTGGGAGTCCCCTGCCTACATTCCAAAAGATGCCGGCCGGGTTCCACTTTTGCCCAACAAATCTCGAGATCTTATTTCGCCGAACACGGTTATTGGAGCTGATGGACGATACCGAATTGCGGGAACTAAAGCGTTTCCTAATAGAGCAGTTGTCTATATCGAAAGAAACGGTAGAGCCCACTGCTCGGGATGGATGATATCCGCAGATACCCTCGTTACCGCCGGTCAGTGCGTTTACAATCGGTCGGCTAAAGACTGGTATAGCGGGTTGAAGTTTTATCCGGGTGCCAATGGCTCTTCTAAACCGTATGGCTATGCTACTGTTAGACAGAAATGGACGGATATCAACTATATTAAGAGCGGAAATGTTGGCCAAGATTGGGGCATAGTCAAACTCAACCGACGCATTGGTGCCCAAACCGGCTGGTTCGGACTAAAGTGGCAGACAGCCAATTATAACGGTAAAAGCGTGACAATCAAAGGTTATCCAGGAGATAAGCCTGTAGCGCAAATGTGGGGAATGTCAGGAAAAATCGAATATTCCAAGCCAAACCAGCTCTGCTATTCTATCGACACCGCTAAAGGGCAGAGTGGATCACCCGTGTATGAGGCAAGTACCAACCAAGCGATCGCCATACACGCATACGGAGTGAGGCGGCTAGGAAAGAACTACTGTACAAGCACGAGAAACGGCGCTACGCGAATCACGAAGAGTTTATACGAGTTCATCATGAAAGTTAAATAG
- a CDS encoding trehalose-6-phosphate synthase produces the protein MSASFVVVANRLPVDRVVHDDGSVDWRTSPGGLVTALEPVMRSKGGAWVGWHGAPDEAIEGFEHDGYEIVPVLLGQTEYEEYYEGFSNATLWPLYHDTVAFPEFHREWWDAYQKVNRRFADAAAAVAAEGATVWVQDYQLQLVPQMLRELRPDLKIGFFLHIPFPPIEIFAQLPWRRQIVEGLLGADLVGFQVEGGAQNFLRLVRKHTDLAVEGDTVRVDNAHSCTARAYPISIDSEGFAALAESPEAVEEAEQLLDDLGNPKHVFLGVDRLDYTKGLRQRIRAMGELFRDERLDPQETVYLQVATPSRERVSEYMKLRDDIDLLVGRINSQTGDVGRAPIVYMHRGFPRQTMAAMYRIADVMLVTPLRDGMNLVAKEYVACHPGDGGSLVLSEFAGAASELEQAYSVNPYDLNGMKDVFMRALTDPYEERAKRMRALKEQVSTHTIERWADSFLGDLAGV, from the coding sequence ATGTCCGCTTCATTCGTTGTTGTCGCTAATCGTTTGCCCGTTGATCGCGTCGTTCATGATGATGGATCCGTCGACTGGCGCACGTCGCCAGGCGGGCTCGTGACGGCCTTGGAGCCCGTGATGCGCAGCAAGGGTGGCGCCTGGGTGGGCTGGCACGGAGCCCCAGATGAAGCAATCGAGGGGTTCGAGCACGACGGGTACGAGATCGTTCCGGTGCTGCTTGGGCAAACCGAGTACGAGGAGTACTACGAGGGCTTCTCCAATGCGACGTTGTGGCCGCTCTACCATGACACCGTCGCGTTCCCCGAGTTCCACCGCGAGTGGTGGGACGCGTATCAGAAGGTGAACCGACGTTTCGCCGACGCGGCCGCTGCAGTCGCCGCCGAAGGCGCGACGGTGTGGGTGCAGGACTACCAGTTGCAGCTCGTGCCCCAGATGTTGCGGGAGCTGAGGCCTGATCTGAAGATCGGATTCTTCCTCCACATTCCCTTCCCACCTATCGAGATTTTTGCGCAGCTGCCTTGGCGCCGGCAGATCGTCGAAGGACTTCTCGGCGCTGACCTCGTCGGGTTCCAGGTGGAAGGCGGCGCCCAGAACTTCCTGCGGCTGGTGCGCAAACACACCGACCTCGCGGTGGAAGGCGACACGGTGCGTGTCGATAACGCCCACAGTTGCACCGCTCGGGCCTATCCCATTTCGATTGACTCGGAGGGTTTCGCAGCGCTGGCGGAATCTCCGGAAGCCGTGGAGGAAGCCGAACAGCTCCTCGACGACCTTGGGAACCCCAAGCACGTGTTCTTGGGCGTGGACCGCCTCGACTACACGAAGGGCCTCCGGCAACGTATCCGGGCCATGGGTGAGCTATTCCGCGATGAGAGGCTCGACCCGCAAGAGACGGTGTACCTGCAGGTGGCAACACCGTCGCGTGAGCGTGTGAGCGAGTACATGAAGCTGCGCGACGATATCGACCTGCTGGTGGGGCGCATCAACTCCCAGACGGGCGACGTCGGGCGCGCACCCATCGTGTACATGCACCGCGGGTTCCCTCGTCAGACGATGGCGGCCATGTACCGAATCGCCGACGTCATGCTCGTCACGCCACTGCGCGACGGGATGAACCTCGTCGCCAAGGAATACGTGGCCTGCCATCCTGGCGACGGGGGCTCCCTCGTGCTGAGTGAGTTCGCCGGTGCTGCCAGCGAACTCGAGCAGGCCTACAGCGTGAACCCGTACGACCTCAACGGCATGAAGGACGTGTTTATGCGCGCGCTCACTGACCCGTACGAGGAACGCGCGAAGCGGATGCGGGCGTTGAAGGAACAGGTGTCGACTCACACCATCGAACGCTGGGCCGACTCCTTCCTCGGCGACCTCGCCGGGGTGTAG
- the dnaG gene encoding DNA primase, producing the protein MWGVAGRIREEDIAKVRERARIDEIIGEYVMLRNAGSGSLKGLCPFHDEKTPSFHVTPARGFFYCFGCGEGGDVITFLQRNQNLSFLEAVQMLADRYGVELVMEDDGQPAQAPGLRKRILEANAAAEDFFAQQLESPEGVAGRVFLDGRGFTREHAQHFKIGYAPKSGYALRQALRAQGFDDETLKAAGLIRDFGRDFFAGRVLWPIRDSAQSVLGFGARRIYDDDRLPAKYINTPETPVYKKSQVLYGLDLARREIGKRSQAVIVEGYTDVMAAHIAGVETAVASCGTAFGDDHARVLQRLLGTQDGLHGEVIFTFDGDAAGQAAALKVFKGDHNFVAQTYVAVEPTGLDPCDLRMQSGDAAVRELVATRIPLYRFVMENIARRYDLDRAEGRLGAAREAGELVTSIRDQSLVGQYLRDLAGILGMDVDDVRREVQRRRHSEPAYEEATPARRPRDDGWPDPNDRSLRLERDALKLMLQHPTTFDTDWNGVQPDDFTHPGYVAVMTLIRRVPFGDDWETRLREDAPSENTAQLMVALLVEPLWREPDEQYSLVHSSRLQLRRVSRQIDDLKSKLQRTDPTKNEAEYRQKFAELTELEMARKRLQQVGLS; encoded by the coding sequence ATGTGGGGCGTGGCTGGCCGGATCAGGGAAGAAGACATCGCGAAGGTTCGCGAGCGTGCCCGGATCGACGAGATCATCGGCGAGTACGTCATGCTGCGCAATGCCGGCAGCGGGTCGCTGAAGGGCCTGTGCCCATTCCACGACGAGAAGACGCCCAGCTTCCACGTCACTCCTGCGCGGGGCTTCTTCTACTGCTTTGGTTGCGGTGAAGGCGGAGACGTCATCACGTTCCTGCAGCGCAATCAGAACCTCTCGTTCCTCGAAGCTGTGCAGATGCTGGCCGACCGCTACGGCGTCGAACTCGTCATGGAAGACGACGGGCAACCCGCGCAGGCACCAGGGCTGCGGAAACGCATTCTGGAAGCCAACGCTGCGGCCGAAGACTTCTTCGCGCAGCAACTGGAATCCCCGGAAGGCGTTGCCGGACGCGTGTTCCTCGACGGCCGTGGCTTCACCCGCGAGCACGCCCAGCACTTCAAGATCGGCTATGCGCCGAAGAGCGGTTACGCGCTGCGTCAGGCGTTGCGGGCACAAGGATTCGACGACGAGACGCTCAAGGCCGCGGGCCTCATCCGTGACTTCGGCAGAGACTTTTTCGCCGGGCGAGTGCTGTGGCCCATCCGCGATTCCGCGCAATCGGTGCTCGGGTTCGGCGCCAGGCGGATTTACGACGACGACCGCCTCCCGGCCAAGTACATCAACACGCCGGAGACCCCCGTCTACAAGAAATCGCAGGTGCTCTACGGGCTCGATCTCGCCCGCAGAGAGATCGGTAAGCGGTCGCAGGCAGTGATCGTCGAAGGTTACACCGACGTGATGGCCGCCCATATCGCTGGGGTGGAGACCGCCGTCGCATCCTGCGGCACCGCATTTGGCGACGACCACGCCCGCGTGCTGCAGCGCCTGCTCGGTACACAAGATGGCCTGCACGGCGAGGTCATCTTCACCTTCGACGGCGACGCCGCCGGGCAAGCCGCTGCCCTCAAGGTCTTCAAAGGCGACCACAACTTCGTCGCCCAAACCTACGTGGCGGTGGAACCGACGGGGCTGGACCCGTGCGACTTGCGCATGCAGTCCGGCGATGCGGCGGTGCGGGAGCTCGTCGCCACCAGAATTCCGCTGTACCGATTCGTGATGGAGAACATCGCCCGTCGCTACGATCTCGACCGCGCCGAAGGACGACTGGGGGCCGCGCGCGAAGCGGGGGAGCTCGTCACTTCAATCCGCGACCAGTCCCTCGTCGGGCAGTATTTGCGTGATCTCGCAGGCATCCTGGGTATGGACGTTGACGATGTCCGCCGCGAGGTGCAGCGTCGGCGACACAGTGAGCCGGCGTATGAGGAAGCCACGCCGGCTCGCCGGCCGCGCGACGACGGGTGGCCCGACCCGAACGATCGCTCACTGCGGCTCGAACGCGACGCGCTCAAGCTCATGTTACAGCACCCGACTACCTTCGATACCGACTGGAACGGCGTGCAACCCGACGACTTCACCCACCCTGGCTACGTGGCGGTGATGACGTTGATCCGACGGGTCCCGTTCGGCGACGACTGGGAAACGCGTTTGCGTGAGGATGCGCCGTCGGAGAATACGGCTCAGCTCATGGTGGCGCTGCTGGTAGAACCGTTGTGGCGCGAGCCCGACGAGCAGTACTCCCTGGTGCATTCGTCGCGGCTGCAGCTTCGCCGGGTGTCGAGGCAGATTGACGATTTGAAGTCGAAGTTGCAGCGCACCGATCCGACGAAGAATGAGGCGGAGTATCGCCAGAAGTTCGCGGAGCTCACCGAGCTGGAGATGGCGCGGAAGCGCTTGCAGCAGGTGGGCCTCAGCTGA
- the otsB gene encoding trehalose-phosphatase, producing METPAHPNDYEKAFLQAAAARPESTLVALDFDGTLSDVVPDPTQAYIHPDARDALGRLIGRIGQVAIITGRPVDEVEELACLDAALLSKLIVLGQYGAERLDKDGRQVPESPESVRSALQDLAGLAGQYPGLYLEDKHHALGVHTRRAPAGTLDKIEPDVLAVARRYSLTIEPGKEVLELRAHQISKGDTLRALIKEVGCDVVAMVGDDLGDVPAFDVIRQRQAQGETGVVVVSTSDERPELASRADVLCDGPAGVARWLDTVAP from the coding sequence ATGGAAACACCTGCACATCCCAACGATTACGAGAAGGCCTTTCTGCAAGCAGCAGCAGCTCGCCCCGAATCCACCCTTGTGGCGCTGGATTTCGACGGCACGCTCTCCGACGTAGTGCCCGACCCAACGCAGGCGTACATCCATCCCGACGCCCGCGACGCACTCGGGCGTCTCATCGGACGCATCGGCCAGGTCGCCATCATCACAGGCCGCCCCGTCGACGAAGTAGAGGAGCTGGCCTGTCTCGACGCAGCCCTGCTGTCCAAGCTGATCGTGCTCGGCCAGTACGGTGCGGAACGCCTCGACAAGGACGGGCGGCAGGTGCCCGAATCTCCGGAATCGGTGCGCTCAGCGCTGCAGGATCTGGCGGGTTTGGCAGGGCAATATCCGGGGCTCTACCTCGAGGACAAACATCACGCGCTGGGGGTACATACCCGACGTGCCCCCGCCGGCACGCTCGACAAGATCGAACCGGACGTGCTCGCCGTCGCGCGGCGTTACAGCCTCACCATCGAGCCGGGTAAGGAAGTGCTCGAACTGCGCGCGCACCAAATCTCGAAGGGGGACACGCTGCGCGCGCTGATCAAGGAGGTGGGCTGCGACGTAGTCGCGATGGTCGGCGACGACCTGGGCGACGTCCCCGCCTTCGACGTCATCCGCCAGCGGCAGGCGCAAGGTGAGACGGGCGTCGTCGTGGTGTCCACCTCCGACGAGCGCCCGGAGCTCGCGTCACGTGCCGACGTGTTGTGCGACGGACCTGCGGGCGTTGCGCGCTGGCTGGACACCGTCGCGCCGTAG
- a CDS encoding type II toxin-antitoxin system HicA family toxin — MTKPMKYRELARTLREAQFVSRQGKGDHQVWSHCAIQVSNTQTHEVSPGLTAKALKAIERSEHA; from the coding sequence GTGACCAAGCCGATGAAGTACCGTGAACTCGCCCGAACGCTTCGGGAAGCGCAATTCGTGTCGCGCCAAGGCAAGGGCGATCACCAGGTTTGGTCACACTGCGCGATTCAGGTGTCCAACACACAAACCCATGAGGTCTCGCCGGGTCTCACGGCCAAAGCGCTCAAAGCCATCGAGAGGAGTGAGCATGCCTAA
- a CDS encoding sigma-70 family RNA polymerase sigma factor, producing MITLPDFDMTPDEQRLLTLAVATIEPAYALVRLAPTSLVCWQAIVIGLAAERRLWEGNLRLVYSIAYDAHRRGNGDFEELFQEGCLALQRAIRRFRPELGFRLSTYAHDSIVRHVRHHADPGQYVFDSRHFKRVRHLVLEDKAPEQVSMATMARRVNPEVLDRMADPVDAYEEIHEQNMEFLELLPELHADLLRRRFGLDGPVWSQSELAADLGVSTSTISRWEQRALEQAHQLLTADRMLKVA from the coding sequence ATGATTACTCTGCCTGATTTCGACATGACCCCCGACGAACAACGCCTCCTGACGCTCGCCGTCGCCACCATCGAGCCGGCATATGCCCTCGTGCGCTTGGCCCCCACCAGTCTCGTGTGCTGGCAGGCCATCGTCATCGGCCTCGCCGCCGAACGCAGGCTCTGGGAGGGCAATCTCCGTCTCGTCTACAGCATCGCCTACGACGCCCATCGACGCGGCAACGGCGACTTCGAGGAGCTCTTCCAAGAGGGCTGCCTGGCCCTCCAACGTGCGATCCGCAGATTCCGCCCCGAGCTCGGATTCCGGCTCTCCACCTACGCCCACGACTCCATCGTGCGCCACGTACGCCACCACGCCGACCCTGGCCAGTACGTCTTCGATTCCAGGCACTTCAAGCGGGTTCGCCACCTCGTCCTGGAAGACAAGGCGCCGGAGCAGGTCAGCATGGCGACGATGGCCCGTCGCGTGAATCCTGAAGTACTCGACCGGATGGCGGACCCCGTCGACGCGTACGAGGAGATCCACGAGCAAAACATGGAGTTCCTCGAGCTCCTCCCCGAGTTGCATGCAGATTTGTTACGCCGACGCTTCGGCCTCGACGGCCCCGTGTGGAGCCAGTCGGAACTCGCTGCGGACCTCGGCGTGTCCACCTCCACGATCTCGAGATGGGAGCAACGCGCGCTCGAGCAAGCCCACCAGCTACTCACCGCTGACCGCATGCTCAAGGTGGCTTAA
- the dusB gene encoding tRNA dihydrouridine synthase DusB: MTKALHLHAPSRRDAVVVDLPVVLAPMAGVTNAAYRQLCREQGAGLYVCEMITSRALVCGDPKTRTMLQFDPGEEIRSVQLYGVDADVMADAARILAREFDVNHIDLNFGCPVPKVTRRGGGGVLPYKRDRLRAIIRSTVRAADEFGIPVTIKTRIGIDDDHETFMDAGRIAQEEGAAAIALHGRTVAQAYSGEADWTRIAELKRAVDIPVLGNGDIWEAEDALKMMDETGCDGVVIGRGCLGRPWLFGDLAAAFQGSPNRKRPTLGQVGQMILRHAELLQGYFGERGLVDLRKHMAWYFKGYPVGELRREFAMVSTMEELQQLVARLDADAEFPVAELGTPRGRQGSPRGKVVLPHGWYDDTSGCELNLQEAELDVSGG, encoded by the coding sequence ATGACCAAAGCACTGCATCTTCATGCGCCCAGCCGCCGGGATGCTGTGGTGGTGGACCTTCCTGTGGTGTTGGCCCCCATGGCTGGCGTGACGAATGCTGCGTACCGGCAGCTGTGCCGCGAGCAAGGTGCAGGGCTGTATGTCTGCGAGATGATCACTTCGCGGGCGCTCGTGTGCGGTGATCCGAAGACCCGCACCATGCTCCAGTTCGATCCCGGCGAAGAGATCCGATCCGTCCAGCTCTACGGCGTCGACGCCGACGTGATGGCCGACGCGGCCCGCATCCTCGCTCGAGAATTCGACGTCAACCACATCGACCTCAACTTCGGGTGCCCCGTGCCGAAGGTGACCCGACGCGGTGGGGGCGGGGTGCTGCCCTATAAGCGCGATCGCCTGCGCGCCATCATCCGCTCCACCGTGCGCGCCGCTGACGAGTTCGGCATTCCCGTCACGATCAAGACCCGCATCGGCATCGACGACGACCACGAGACCTTCATGGATGCAGGCCGCATCGCCCAAGAGGAAGGCGCCGCAGCTATCGCGCTGCATGGACGCACCGTCGCGCAGGCATATTCCGGGGAGGCTGACTGGACTCGCATCGCCGAACTGAAGCGGGCCGTCGACATTCCGGTGCTCGGCAACGGGGACATTTGGGAGGCCGAAGACGCGCTGAAGATGATGGATGAAACCGGGTGCGACGGCGTGGTGATCGGGCGAGGGTGCCTTGGCAGGCCTTGGCTCTTTGGCGACCTCGCTGCCGCATTCCAGGGCAGCCCCAACCGCAAGCGCCCCACCCTGGGCCAGGTCGGGCAGATGATCCTCCGTCACGCCGAACTGCTGCAGGGCTACTTCGGTGAACGTGGGCTCGTCGATTTGCGTAAGCACATGGCGTGGTACTTCAAGGGCTATCCAGTGGGGGAGCTGCGTCGGGAGTTCGCGATGGTCTCGACGATGGAAGAGCTCCAGCAACTCGTGGCGCGTCTCGACGCGGACGCGGAGTTCCCCGTCGCGGAGCTCGGCACGCCGCGCGGCAGGCAGGGGAGCCCTCGTGGCAAAGTGGTGTTGCCGCATGGGTGGTACGACGACACCAGCGGCTGCGAGTTGAATCTCCAGGAAGCAGAACTCGACGTCAGCGGAGGGTGA
- a CDS encoding antitoxin HicB codes for MPNVTITARRWSGGWELWNEGDCWTQVASLDKARQQVIDYLDTIQEDVDHSAWDIEIAPDIGALGEEVAAARAATEQAAEATAAAAKRSRDVARRLRHAGFSVSDSAVILGVSRGRVSQLVK; via the coding sequence ATGCCTAATGTCACGATCACAGCACGGCGTTGGAGCGGTGGTTGGGAACTGTGGAATGAAGGCGACTGCTGGACTCAGGTTGCTTCGCTCGACAAAGCTCGTCAGCAGGTGATCGACTACCTCGACACCATTCAAGAGGACGTCGATCATTCTGCTTGGGACATTGAGATTGCTCCGGACATCGGTGCGCTGGGGGAAGAAGTGGCAGCTGCACGTGCCGCAACTGAGCAAGCAGCGGAGGCAACAGCAGCGGCAGCCAAGCGCTCCCGTGACGTTGCGCGTCGGCTTCGTCACGCGGGTTTCTCGGTGAGCGACTCGGCAGTGATTCTGGGCGTCTCGCGAGGTCGCGTGTCGCAGCTAGTTAAGTGA
- a CDS encoding transposase: MRGRTGDPLYGIRHILRAGQERLTARQQARLKAAFAAHPDHVAVEVAYMCAQDVRDVFHQPTPAQGRRLAEKLIDSLPSCPIPEIARLGKTLHRWRTAFLAYFDTDGASNGGTEPVNGLIELSRRIARGFRNFEHYRLRMLLITGGLNASPHTQL, encoded by the coding sequence TTGCGCGGCCGCACGGGCGATCCGCTCTACGGCATCCGTCACATCCTTCGCGCCGGGCAGGAACGTCTCACCGCGCGCCAGCAGGCCCGCCTGAAAGCCGCATTCGCAGCCCACCCCGATCACGTCGCGGTCGAGGTCGCCTACATGTGCGCACAAGACGTCCGCGACGTGTTCCATCAGCCCACCCCTGCCCAGGGACGGCGTCTGGCCGAGAAGCTCATCGACTCGTTGCCGTCGTGCCCGATCCCGGAGATCGCAAGGCTGGGAAAGACGCTGCACCGCTGGAGGACAGCGTTCCTGGCCTACTTCGACACCGACGGTGCCAGCAACGGTGGCACCGAGCCTGTCAACGGGCTCATCGAACTTAGCCGCCGCATCGCCAGAGGGTTCCGCAACTTCGAGCACTACCGACTCCGAATGCTCCTCATCACCGGCGGGCTGAATGCCTCACCCCACACCCAACTCTGA
- a CDS encoding carboxypeptidase-like regulatory domain-containing protein produces the protein MRFVKTIGIFVVSVIALVGCSSADNEKKQVSLSGVVHNSAGRPVENCSVSSTNRFEENAIMTDSTGKFETSVYPGKQSITVSCPEVNMKGETNVDVPPSGKTDVQITVK, from the coding sequence ATGCGATTCGTAAAGACTATCGGTATTTTCGTGGTTAGCGTGATCGCGCTCGTCGGGTGTTCTTCCGCAGACAATGAGAAGAAACAAGTTTCACTCAGTGGAGTTGTTCATAACAGTGCTGGCAGGCCTGTAGAGAACTGTTCCGTCAGCTCGACTAATAGGTTTGAAGAGAACGCTATTATGACGGATTCTACTGGCAAATTTGAGACCAGCGTTTACCCCGGGAAGCAGTCAATCACCGTCAGCTGTCCCGAAGTGAACATGAAAGGCGAAACAAATGTCGACGTACCACCGTCAGGTAAAACCGACGTTCAGATCACTGTGAAATAG